One genomic window of Lytechinus variegatus isolate NC3 chromosome 1, Lvar_3.0, whole genome shotgun sequence includes the following:
- the LOC121429427 gene encoding uncharacterized protein LOC121429427, which translates to MMVKPVKKRFIQEWKMTEAVQPKEKIPEPSPKAVMNHVEKYPHTTAANLLTQQSVMHPTHPFRITAPGVAWGAPPGDPHVAMRNHYVEPMYLHHQSIPRSTGPPNVIIRPPERQSHPTMINPTDITGLPGRGAKRPQMPQDMAAVEAKASRKRRKPEGKTELVMSPFLNGGVNGSVHINEKIPPIQPIILDFEVPLPPISPTNSNPDEKFGGSRGDSSEKKNAQAMSPVHSPAREDEPRHHNRHPKLAGLADRQPSKPGSDNPTKNSLFKKPDIDHYKSSVQTGGTRCFICQNAIIPNPKDYPVAPSGLVICTKCRKLAKSGSPVAIGPPPKLQIPSRNNQARSQPQQRIPRSPVAKSPAASLTLPRSPLPRSPSRSPAPTSPNPNSSPSSPANTLSAPNSPASTSGLSVPGSPRYSAPNSPRYSAPNSPRNSAPSSPVSRPPGSPLPKHPSIVVSRSPFFSSSSHSQPPSPHPIESSSGRRHSISGTHLEVHVGTSASKASPTGSIGAVASPRSGSTADSPASMENLHLPPGREGDDTTIRALLQLGRMKADSERRSGLHGNRTLDQGDLGLPQNLADISKLDQAQLLELQHRLRYAGLPSRYFQQDSQGSANPDDVETKDSTGHQLSKSLSPNSAKSVIQLGYQRNGPPLMRSEGVVGTALPITALPSTTEDAPLKISRVARSAQGSMDHRNSHSPSDPQSRIEMLRRTGRQCAASHFEKYGKYYKKNGNKANTIIDLFRDRYSVFQCHCSSSEVFFIRCPECDFICNSIFGMELHIAAQRHGEGSGHPPPQPPSNDSDYVCDDQSCKDSRADSEASHSSFETQSADTEAEGSVSGSPPRTIQETSQNVYSPLPGSIPEPWQVASRARSGSGVVDLGSTVPHVNIPRPLPQGLGEHLLPHHRPAELPSPLDLSGKRSAEQSLFEHRERSGSRARRSHEGNGPLDLSGYKHIQTPHSQFVSSQRLGSVGNVIEKSISTSIPSLSLSDSVSQIPPGMQAVGAPGIPFACSASTASTSQPPYPIPTMLYPLSTLAGTIPLLTPIQFQSASAPPSPNHPRQLEVGQQRRSSFSLAPPSERSSKSASPAPSMSSPQEQTRQSLSIPQQSSPKPSSQGAKGKGLSYQGGTITIQPSSLSSSINQKTVTLDSQFSHSSPATPQGSRSPQTPMPSSPAPLLSSTVQAQPVLVKSEPQSDEERDRVIPRFGRDKDTSVNKDDGTEGMSDTPASLEGKDTDADKDKEKEQEVEKSSVSPEIPSSSHTNTIPPVQIKIESEN; encoded by the exons ATGATGGTTAAACCGGTCAAGAAAAGATTCATCCAGGAATGGAAGATGACAGAAGCAGTTCag CCCAAAGAGAAGATACCAGAGCCCTCCCCTAAAGCTGTAATGAATCATGTTGAGAAGTATCCCCACACTACCGCAGCCAATCTCTTGACCCAGCAATCGGTCATGCACCCTACCCACCCATTTCGCATTACAGCCCCCGGTGTTGCATGGGGTGCACCTCCTGGTGACCCCCATGTAGCCATGCGTAACCACTATGTTGAGCCCATGTACCTACATCATCAGTCCATCCCTAGATCAACGGGACCACCCAACGTCATCATCCGTCCACCAGAGAGGCAGAGCCACCCTACGATGATCAACCCGACGGACATCACAGGCTTACCCGGTCGTGGTGCCAAGCGTCCACAGATGCCCCAGGACATGGCTGCAGTGGAGGCCAAGGCAAGCAGGAAGCGGCGCAAACCAGAGGGCAAGACTGAACTTGTTATGAGTCCATTCCTGAATGGTGGCGTCAATGGCAGCGTGCATATCAATGAGAAGATTCCTCCAATCCAACCAATTATCTTAGACTTTGAGGTGCCCCTGCCGCCTATATCACCCACCAACTCAAATCCTGATGAAAAATTTGGAGGATCCAGGGGAGACAGTAGTGAAAAAAAGAACGCTCAG GCCATGTCTCCTGTCCACTCTCCTGCCAGAGAGGATGAACCAAGGCATCATAATAGACATCCAAAACTTGCCGGTTTAGCTGATCGACAGCCATCCAAGCCAGGAAGTGACAACCCAACAAAGAACTCTCTCTTCAAAAAACCAGACATTGATCATTACAAGTCCAGTGTACAGACAGGTGGAACCCGTTGCTTCATCTGCCAAAACGCAATCATTCCCAATCCAAAGGACTATCCTGTTGCACCTAGTGGTCTTGTTATATGTACAAAGTGCAGAAAACTCGCAAAGTCTGGAAGTCCTGTAGCGATTGGCCCACCGCCCAAACTTCAAATACCCAGCAGAAATAACCAAGCACGGTCTCAACCTCAGCAGAGGATACCTCGTTCACCTGTCGCTAAATCCCCTGCCGCCAGCCTTACTCTCCCTCGATCACCACTCCCCCGATCACCATCTAGGTCTCCAGCTCCTACTTCCCCTAACCCAAACTCTTCACCTAGTTCTCCTGCAAACACTTTATCCGCTCCTAATTCTCCAGCTTCTACCTCTGGACTGTCTGTGCCAGGTTCACCACGATATTCTGCTCCAAACTCACCAAGGTATTCAGCACCGAATTCTCCAAGGAATTCAGCACCAAGTTCACCCGTTTCACGACCACCAGGTTCTCCTCTGCCAAAGCATCCCTCTATAGTAGTTTCACGATCTCCTTTTTTTAGTTCCAGCTCTCATTCACAGCCACCGTCTCCACATCCTATTGAATCTTCTAGTGGTAGAAGACACAGTATCAGTGGTACACATTTAGAGGTGCATGTTGGCACCAGTGCTTCAAAGGCATCTCCCACTGGCAGTATCGGTGCAGTAGCAAGCCCACGGTCGGGATCTACTGCAGATTCCCCTGCGTCAATGGAGAACTTGCATTTACCACCTGGTCGAGAAGGTGATGATACAACAATCCGTGCTCTACTGCAGCTTGGTCGCATGAAAGCAGACAGTGAACGGAGATCAGGGCTACATGGAAACAGAACTCTTGATCAGGGAGATCTTGGGTTGCCACAGAATCTTGCAGATATCTCCAAGTTAGACCAAGCTCAGCTGTTAGAATTACAGCACAGACTCAGATATGCTGGGTTGCCTAGCCGTTATTTTCAGCAAGATTCACAGGGATCTGCCAATCCGGATGATGTGGAGACAAAAGATTCAACTGGCCATCAGTTATCAAAGTCATTGAGTCCCAATAGTGCCAAGAGTGTGATCCAGTTAGGCTATCAAAGAAATGGACCACCCTTAATGAGATCAGAAGGTGTCGTTGGCACTGCTCTTCCTATTACCGCACTACCATCAACAACAGAAGATGCACCTTTGAAGATCAGTCGGGTTGCTCGCAGTGCTCAAGGTAGTATGGATCACAGGAATTCCCATTCACCTAGCGACCCTCAGAGTAGAATTGAAATGTTGCGTAGGACTGGGCGACAATGTGCTGCATCCCATTTTGAAAAGTATGGAAAATACTACAAGAAGAATGGAAACAAGGCGAACACCATCATAGACCTGTTCCGAGACCGTTATTCTGTGTTCCAGTGCCACTGCTCCAGTAGTGAAGTGTTCTTCATCAGGTGTCCTGAATGTGATTTCATCTGTAACAGTATATTTGGGATGGAGCTTCATATAGCTGCCCAGAGACACGGTGAAGGTAGTGGACACCCCCCTCCGCAACCTCCATCCAATGATTCAGACTATGTGTGTGATGACCAATCTTGTAAGGATAGCAGAGCCGATAGTGAAGCTTCTCATTCTTCATTTGAAACCCAATCAGCAGACACAGAAGCTGAGGGATCAGTCAGCGGCTCACCCCCAAGAACTATCCAAGAG ACCTCTCAAAATGTTTACAGTCCTTTACCTGGCAGTATTCCTGAACCTTGGCAAGTAGCCAGTCGTGCAAGATCTGGAAGTGGAGTGGTGGACCTTGGTTCTACTGTTCCACATGTCAACATCCCCAGACCTTTACCTCAGGGATTAGGGGAGCATCTGCTTCCACATCATAGGCCTGCAGAGCTTCCCAGCCCCCTGGATCTGAGTGGAAAGCGGTCAGCTGAGCAGTCACTCTTTGAGCATCGAGAAAGAAGCGGAAGTAGAGCGAGAAGAAGTCATGAAGGCAACGGTCCATTGGATCTGTCTGGCTACAAACACATCCAGACTCCTCACAGCCAATTTGTGTCCAGCCAGAGGTTGGGATCAGTTGGAAACGTGATTGAAAAGTCCATTTCTACAAGCATTCCCAGTCTTAGTCTATCAGACTCGGTTTCCCAGATACCACCAGGAATGCAAGCAGTGGGTGCCCCAGGTATTCCATTTGCCTGCAGTGCATCAACTGCAAGCACTTCTCAACCACCTTATCCAATTCCAACCATGCTCTATCCTTTATCAACTCTAGCAGGTACAATACCTCTCTTGACCCCTATCCAGTTCCAGTCAGCATCTGCACCACCAAGTCCAAACCACCCAAGGCAACTAGAAGTAGGCCAGCAAAGACGTTCCTCCTTCTCCTTAGCTCCACCGTCTGAAAGATCATCAAAGAGTGCAAGCCCTGCTCCATCGATGTCTTCACCTCAAGAACAGACACGTCAGTCACTGTCCATACCGCAGCAATCGTCACCCAAACCTTCCTCCCAAGGTGCTAAAGGAAAAGGATTGAGTTACCAAGGTGGCACAATCACTATCCAACCATCCTCTCTATCCTCATCCATTAATCAGAAAACTGTGACATTAGATTCCCAGTTCTCCCACTCTTCCCCGGCCACACCCCAAGGCTCCCGTTCCCCTCAGACCCCAATGCCAAGCTCACCCGCACCTCTTCTCTCAAGTACTGTTCAAGCTCAACCTGTCTTGGTCAAAAGTGAACCACAAAGTGATGAAGAAAGAGACAGAGTAATCCCAAGGTTTGGAAGGGATAAAGACACTTCAGTCAACAAGGACGATGGGACAGAGGGTATGAGTGATACGCCAGCAAGTTTAGAGGGTAAAGATACTGATGCAGATAAGGACAAAGAAAAGGAACAAGAGGTAGAGAAATCTAGTGTTAGTCCAGAAATCCCATCCTCTTCACACACCAACACCATCCCACCTGTTCAGATAAAAATCGAATCAGAAAATTAG